One segment of Macrotis lagotis isolate mMagLag1 chromosome 1, bilby.v1.9.chrom.fasta, whole genome shotgun sequence DNA contains the following:
- the LOC141488807 gene encoding E3 ubiquitin-protein ligase TRIM17-like: MVADEIEEAEESLCTVCWELAPKTVIIECGHPACLSCLRKKPFCCPTCWEFSQLRTGQSDIVMHSEGNGMCELHREDQKLFCSTDQMLLCVTCSKSEDHEDHIHWPTAVAAVGYRIMIQIDINMIGCHMKEIQELQVCEQKSPLAWAVVWTDHEDMSRQDFEEKMLEILHYLRNKTKVTAKAEEFIMAMGNKKFIKLYQRLKQMEAAQELDIMKQKKEWEAMMSRKYKFLANRLRELEEKNQKSNLDLLEDVRNSFERTQMEGNFEPFIPHMDISYLNMTAKFLKLFHTSGLSQIYNSCNFSEENKSTITFVPGSSGKTYGIFTTGNHQVHSVRMRAFLLRTSSQDKILLGKVFTRISTSIWTIIFKG; the protein is encoded by the exons ATGGTTGCAGATGAAATTGAAGAAGCGGAAGAAAGTCTTTGTACTGTCTGTTGGGAACTGGCCCCCAAAACAGTCATCATTGAATGTGGACATCCTGCTTGCTTATCTTGTCTCAGGAAAAAACCTTTCTGTTGCCCCACATGCTGGGAATTCTCCCAGCTGAGGACTGGTCAGTCGGACATTGTCATGCACTCTGAAGGAAATGGCATGTGTGAACTCCACCGAGAAGACCAAAAGCTGTTCTGTTCAACTGACCAGATGCTACTCTGTGTGACCTGCTCTAAATCTGAGGATCACGAAGATCACATACATTGGCCTACTGCAGTAGCTGCTGTGGGTTATAGG ATTATGATCCAAATAGATATAAACATGATAGGCTGTCATATGAAAGAAATTCAGGAACTTCAAGTTTGTGAACAGAAGAGCCCCTTGGCGTGGGCTGTGGTGTGGACT GACCATGAAGATATGTCCAGACAAGATTTTGAGGAAAAAATGCTGGAAATATTGCACTACTTGAGAAATAAGACAAAAGTAACAGCAAAAGCAGAAGAATTCATTATGGCGATGGGCAACAAGAAATTCATTAAACTTTATCAGAGGTTGAAGCAGATGGAAGCTGCACAGGAACTTGACATAATGAAGCAAAAGAAGGAGTGGGAGGCCATGATGTCCAGAAAATACAAATTTCTGGCTAATAGATTAAGGGAATTAgaggaaaagaatcagaaatcGAATTTGGACCTGCTGGAG GATGtgagaaattcatttgaaag gactcaaatggaaggaaattttgaaccTTTCATTCCTCATATGGATATTTCTTATCTCAATATGACAGCTAAGTTTCTAAAACTCTTTCATA caTCTGGATTATCACAGATCTATAATTCCTGCAacttttctgaagaaaacaagagCACTATCACATTTGTACCTGGCTCCTCAGGAAAGACATATGGCATTTTTACTACTGGCAATCATCAAGTTCACTCTGTTAGAATGAGAGCATTCTTATTGAGGACTTCATCTCAGGATAAAATTCTTTTAGGAAAAGTATTTACAAGAATAAGCACCTCTATCTGGACTATCATTTTTAAGGGATAA